The genomic window CAGCAATATCCATTGTTACCATTGCACCGCGTAGGGTTGTTACACCAGCACCAAGGTCAGCTCCACCACTTGCGATTACTGCATTATAGTTCGCACCAGCAGCAGATTTCACATCGGTATTAAACACACCTGTTATGTTTCTTAGGTTTACCGTAGTTTGAGCTACTTTAGTTTCATCATTATATCCTGTTGAGCTAATATTCACACCACTTACAATAACATCTCTTGCGTCAGTTCGCACTAATGAGAGGCGTCCATAGTTACTAGAACCATCACCAGTAAGATTTTGTCCGCCATTTACATTTTCAATCGCTACAGGTCCTTGTCCGACAGGACCATTCATTTTCAAAGAAATACCGCGTCCATCCATACTTCTTAGATTCAAACGACCAAGATTATCCGTATAGGCTTCAACACCTGTGTGCATTGTAGCTGCATTGAAAGCTTGCACCAAACGACCATCGCTATCATTCTTTTGAATCCCAATAATATCCCCAATAGAGACACCATTAAGCATAATACCCGCCATACTTCCACTTGCAATAGATGTATCAGAAGTTGTAATAACATTCGCTTGAGCGCGAATACCTGTTTTATCAGAGTTTTTATTAATCACTTCTGTCAAAACACCAAGTCCTGTCCCTGCTGAATGCGAAATCTTCACAGATTCCAAAGTAACATCATTTACACCATCAACATTTTTAAAGGTTACAGTTACTTCACCAGAAGCAGTAACTAAAGCACCTGTCTCAATACGAGTTTGTCCAATTTTGTCAGATGTAGTCGCACCAATAGATGCCTTAATAGATTGGTTAGAATACGCACCCACTTGGAATTCTTTATTAGAGAATGCACCAGAGAGCAACGCCATACCATTGTATGTAGTTGTATTACCAATATTATCAAGACCTTCAATAAGTCGCTTGATGTCCATTTGAATCATCGAACGAGATTGTGTGCTTTGTCCATCTTGAGCTGCTTGAACCGCTTTAGTTTTGATTGTATCAAGGATTTTGATTTGCTCGTCCATCGCTTTATCCGCAATTTGGATAATCCCCATACCATCGTTTGTATTTCTAATCGCTTGTCCTAGCGCACTTGCTTGAGAGCGCAAACTATCGGCGATAGTCATACCTGAAGCATCGTCTGCAGCCTTGTTAATGCGGAGACCTGAACTCAATTTCTCCATTGAATTTTTGAGATTGTATTGAGTAAAGGTAGATTGTGCGTGCGCATTGAGCGCGTTAATGTTTGTATTGACTTGGAAAGCCATAGCAACTCCTTTATTTGTAATTTCCTTAGGCGTCCTTGCCTTTAGGTTGAGATACATATCGGTAAGAACATAGAAATTTTAATAAATTTTTAGTTTTTTGGATAGTTTTTAAGGGAGTGCAGGGAGATTTTGCGGAGATTTTGTGAAGTTTTTGCCTATTTTGCGGGGGGAAATAGGGGTAATACAGGGTATGTGGGCTAGAGTATGGCTCGTTTGTAGGGTTGGGATTTTTGAGATTTATAATGAAATTATTTAGAATAGATTCACATTCTTATCATTTATCTACCCAAATAAATTTATCCTAATATACAAATGAAAAAATAAAAAGATAAACCCTAACCACAAACATAAAAAAACTGCAAATATAAGCACATCATATCTTGCTTCTTTGATTAATATAAAGATTATAAGACAAAACAATAATAAACCACAAGAAACGATAAGCATAATACTTCTTTCGCCAATAAATAAAATGCAGACTATGCTTAAAAGAGCACAAATTGACATTATTGAAGTGGATTTATGAAAAAAAGATAAGAGTAAAACTATTGAAAGTAATAAAAATAATAATACCACACTTTGCCTTTGGGTAGATTCTAAACTGATATATTTAAAGCAACAAACGCGCTAGTGTATATCCCACAAAAGCAAAAATATATGAAACTGCACTTGTAAAAAGAAACAGATAAATAATATATCGCTTTCCACCTGCTTCTTTACCAAAGACGATAGTTGCTGCAAAACAAGGGTTATAAAACATAATGAATAAAATAAATGCAATCGCGCTAGGCAAACTGATATATTCGTTAAGCACATCGCGCAATGCTAAGTCATTGTTTTCATCTATATCATCACCAAGTGCGTAGAGCACACCCATACTTGAAATGATTGTCTCCTTTGCCAAAAGCCCATTGAGAAGCGAAACAGAAAGTTTCCAATCAAAATCCATAGGTGCAAATATAGGCTGTATAAACTGCCCTATGCGCCCCAGATAACTCTGCTCCACTAAAGCCGCTTGATAGTTATGATAAATTTCATCAATTTCATCTTGCAATGTATCATTTTCTTGTGTAGGATTCACACTCTGTTTTAGAAACTGCACTGATTGCGTCATTTGCTCCTCTAAAACTGCATTTTTAGGGAATTGCGTCCCCACCCAAATAATCACTGAAGCGAGCAGTATAAAAGTCCCCGCTTTTTTCACATAACCCACCGCTTTATGCCAGATACTAAAAGCAATGAGCTGTGCGCTCGGCAGACGATACTTTGGCATTTCCATTACAAAAGGTTCATCATCGCCCTTAAACGCGGTAAGTTTTAGAATCTTTGCCATACATAGCCCAACAAGTGCGCCAAAGATATAGATTCCATACAAGACATTACCCGCCATTTGTGGCGCGAAAAATGCCCCGATAAAGAGCGTATAGACAGGCAAACGCGCCCCACAACTCATAAAGTTAATAATAAAGAGTGTAAGCATTCTATCATTATGATTTTTGAGCATTCTTGTGCTCATAAAAGCCGGAACAGAGCAGCCAAAGCCTGTTACAAGCGGAATAAAACTTTTGCCGTGCAAACCAAACTTATGAAAGAATCCATCGAGCAAAAATGCTACACGCGCCATATATCCGCTGCCCTCCAAAAGCACGATACCAAAAAAAAGGATTAAAATATGTGGCAAAAAGCTTAGCACCGCGCCCACACCGGCGATAATACCACCAGAAAGCAAGGAGGCTAAAAACTCATAGGGCAAAGTCTCCTCGACCCAATCCCCAAAACTCGCCATACCCTCCTCAATCCACACTTTAGGAAACTCTCCAAGATAAAAGGTAATTTGAAACAAAAGCCACATCAAAAGTAGAAAAATAGGGATTCCAAGATATTTATTGAGTAAAATATTATCTAGTCGTTGCGTAAGTGAAGGCTTTGCGGGAGCATTTAAATGCGTGGCTTCCATACTCGCGCCCTTAGCAAAACTCAACATATCATTATGAAACACGCTCCGCACATTTTTTTCATCACTTTGCAGATATAGCCTATTAATACATTTTTGAGTAAATGCACTCAGCTCACTCCAGCATCCTTTGTCGTGGAGAATTTCACTTATAAAGCTATCCTGCCTTAAAAGCCTTATAGCCACATCACGCATACTGCGCACCCCTCGATAATTTAAATGTAGAATCTGTGCTACTTCGCTGTATTGCTTCTCTTGCAAAAAAGTTTCAAGATTGTTTATTTCCTCCTCCAAAAAGTCCGCATACACACGCTTATTACGCTTCTCACCGCTATTTGCAACTTTGATAATAGAATCTAACAACTCATCTATATTATCCCCATAAAATGCCGACACACTCACGCATTCCGTGCCAAGTATCTCGCCCAAAAGTGCGCTGTCAATGTGGATTCCCTCTTTTTTTGCCTCATCACTCATATTCAATGCTAGACACATAGGCGTGTGTAAGTCCAAAAGCTGTGTGCTAAGGAATAAGCAACGTTCTAAATGTGTAGAATCAACTACATTTAAAATCACATCATACTTTTCATTTTCCAAAAACTGCCGCGTTACGTGCTCTTCAAAAGAATAGTCATTTAAAGAATAAGTCCCGGGCAAGTCGATAATACGCAATATATAATCTTTGTATGTAATAGATGCCTCCGCCTTTTCAATCGTTACACCGATAAAATTCCCCACTTTTAAATGCACACCGCAGATTCTATTAATAAGTGATGTTTTGCCAACATTTGGCTGCCCCACACATACGATAGTAATTGTTTTCATTATATAACCTCTATACCCACCATAAATTATTATGGTATCTTAAAACAACAAAATTAATATTTATTCTTAGATTCTAATTTTATACTACAACTCTATTGATTTTATCGCAAGTAAAAAATAGCCTTAACTTGCAGATTATGAAATCTCTCAATTTTTATTATCTAAAACGCCAATTTCACGCCAAGATTCACATTTGTGCTATGCGGATAGTAAAGCTCTTTCCCGCCGTGCGTATTAAGCACATTAAGAATCCCGCTTAAATGCTCTGTGAAGCCAAAATCCACCAAAAGATTCACTTCATTTACTCTATCGTAAGGATTTTGCATACTCGTGTAGCTAATCCCTCTAAACTTCGTGCTACCATACACCACTGCAAAACTCACTCTATCAATGGCAAACATCACTTTCCCATACCACAAACTTGCATCTACCCCTTCAAGCAAAGCCCTTCCACCCCACATAAAAAATGGGCTTATACTATTGCCAAGCGTGTTGAGCGAACCCCAGCCGATATTACTTCCCGTGCTAATATATCCCGCACTCGCCTCTGCCATATCTTTGACACCCACATAAATTTTTACATCGGTATTGTAGCCATTGCCAGAATTTCCCCCGAGTCTGCCATAAGTCTGCTCGAAGCTTGTCGCAAAATGTCCGCTAAGCCCCAGATAAGATTTTGAGCTCTCATATCGGGCATTTGCTTTCACACCAGCGGCGTAAAATACCGCAGAGGTTGCTATACCATAGGTTTTTATGCTAAATTTTTCACCGATATGATACTTGAGGCTAAGCTGTGTTAATCCCAACGCACTATGAGGATTTACATCATAGAATCCTGTCATTTTGTTATACTGCACATAGCCGCTATTTTTTACCCATAGTGCCTCAATAAGCATATTTGGCAAGGAACGATTACGTAGCCACACGCCATCTATGAGCCTATCCACCCATTCTGAATCCACAAATACTCGCCCGAGCTTGATGCTCGTATTGCCATCAAAATATTCCAAATAGCTCTGTCCTAGCATTGTGCGATCATTCATATAAAAATCCCTTGAAGCATCACCCTCACCATAGCGATTGGGATTGTTCAAAAGCGGTGCTGCGCTCCATTGTGAATGTCTATCAGCTTCATACAACACACCAAGAGCACGAAAACTCACCGCCAAGCGCAAATATTTATAAAATGCCGAGTGGTAGGCTAATCCCACAGAACCTACCACATAACCAGCCTCACTCAAATCATTTTTGCTCTTCACATTAGCAGGATTTTTTTGCCCATTGATATAGTTGCCATAAAGCGTTACATCGCCGCTTGATACGCCATTTTCTAAGGCTTCATCAATACTATCATAGCCCCAAGCAATAGCACACGCACACAATATAAAAGCAAGTTTTTTCATTTTCTCCCTTTAAATTCTCGTTTATATCCATAGATTATCAAGGAGACGTGTTGTGCCAACTTGAGCGGCAATAAGAAAAATACTCTTACCCTTTTCTACCCTCTCAATAGGCTTTAACTCCCTATCAAAAAAATCCGCATAAAAGATTCTATCCACACTCTTTAAACCCTCCAAAGCCAAAGCGCGCAAATGCTTTGCTTCAGCCTGCCCCTTTTCCACCTCATTTTTTATAGCTTCAATCGTGCGCGGGATACAAAGTGCGCTTTGCCTTTGTTCTGGGCTTAGATAAATATTGCGTGAGCTAAGTGCCAAGCTATCGCTATCTCGCATTATAGGACAAGGCACAATCTCCACAGGCACAAATAAATCACGCACCATTTTTTGCAAAATCAACACTTGTTGTGCATCTTTTTGTCCAAAATACGCACAATGAGCGCGAGTAAGCATAAAAAGCTTTAAAACTACTCGCAACACCCCAGCAAAATGCGTAGGGCGGTCAAATCCCTCTAAAATATAGCCCATATTTTTAGGCGGAGAAAGACTCACCTCATCATCAAAATACATCTCCTCCACACGAGGGGCAAATACCGCGCTCACACCCGCCTTTTCACATAAAGCAATATCTTGCTCTAATGTGCGTGGATAGCTGCCAAAATCCTCATTTGCCCCAAACTGCGTAGGATTCACAAAAATAGAAACGATTGTGTAATTATTCTCTTTTATAGAAGATTCTATAAGGCTCAAATGCCCCTTATGCAAAGCCCCCATTGTCGGCACAAAGCCCACACTTCCATTAAGCCCAGCACGAAACTCTTGCAGAGCTGCCCTACTTTTTAGCACTTTCATCAATGCCCTTTATTGAAGAATCTTTAAGATATTTTCCACCACTTGCAGCGGATTCTCTGCTTTGTAAATGGGACGCCCAATGACCGCAAAATCGCTTTGCGCTGCTTTTGCATCCTTAAGTGTTGCCACGCGTTTTTGGTCGTCTGCCCCCTCGCCAAATGGGCGGATACCGGGTGTAATCGTAAGAAAATTTGATTGAGTGCGTTGCTTGATATAGAGGCTCTCTTGCACCGAGCATACCACGCCGTCAATACCACAACGATACGCCAAATCCGCAAGTTTAAGCGTATGGGAGAAAAGCGAGGCATTATAAATCTCTGCAAAACTAGAATCTTCAAAGCTTGTAAGCGCGGTAACGCCAACAATAAGAGGGATTTTGGCTTGATTTTTAAGCTCCGCAATAGCCCTCATTGCCCCTTCCCCACAGCTTGTATGGATAGTGAGCATATCCACATCTAATTGGGCGCATTCTTTGATAGAATCAAGCATTGTATTTGGTATATCATAAAGCTTCAAATCTAAAAAGATTCTATAATTACCATATTTTCTTATCATTTCTAGCCCAGCGATACCATCGCGGATAAAGCTGCGTAAGCCCACTTTGAGCCATATATTTTGCTTATGTTTGGGATTAAGTGTTTGCAAAGAATGAAGCAAGGTAAGATTCTGCTCTAGGCTTGGGTTATCAAGGGCAATACACAGCTTCATTATTATCCTTTCGCATTTTTAGAATCTAGACAAGTCTCTAAACCAATGCCCTGCGCTTTAGGATTGTTTGTAATAGATTCTCTCGCACTTTTTTTACTTACCTTGCCTATTGAATCTAGCACACCATTAATAAATCTCGGCGCATTGTCTTCGCCACCATAGAGTTTGCATAGCTCCACTGCTTCATTAATCACCACAGGCGTATCAGTATCGGTATAGAGTATCTCATACGCACCAAGTCGTAGCATAGCGCGCTCCATTCCACCAAGACGAGAAAAATCCCATTCTTTTAAATGCGAAGTAATACTTTCATCAAGGCTTTGTAGATTATCTAGCACCCCTTGCAAAAGTGCGTAAGCAAAATCCTGCTGCTTATTCTTAATTTTTTTTTCGCTAAACATATCACGCGCAAAAAGCAAGATATTTTCATTACCTACATCATAGGCGTAAAGCATTCCAATAACCGCTTCCCTCGCCTGTGTGCGTGTCGCCATATTACGCCCCAATATTCCTATAAAGGTTAATCAGCTCAATAAGCCCTGCCATAGATTCAAAGCCCTTATTTCCTGCCTTTGTCCCGGCTCGCTCAATGGCTTGTTCGATATTATCAGTTGTTAGCACTCCAAAAGTTACCGGCGCACCATATTTAAGCGTAACATTAGCAATACCCTTAGTCGCCTCCGCAGATACATAATCAAAATGTGGCGTAGCCCCGCGAATCACCGCACCTAAGCAACACACACCATCATATTCGCCTTGTGAGAGAATCTTTTGTAATACAAATGGAATCTCATACGCGCCCGGCACAAGCACCAAATCAAGCAACTCATCGCGTCCGCCGTGGCGCAAAAAGCAGTCTTTCGCCCCCTCTACCAACCTATCGGTAATCAAATGATTAAAACGCGCACTCACAATCGCAATGCGCTCATCGCCCACTAGCTGTAATTTTCCCTCAACGATATTCATTGTAACCCTCCAAATATTATTTTTAATCCCGCACTATTTTGTATGCAGGAATGAATCTAATGCGCAAAGCTGTTCTACAAGCGGGATAAGCGCATTAGTCTGCACCATATTTGGTCCATCACTTAGAGCTTCTTTAGGATTTAAATGTGTTTCCATAAAAAATCCATCTACACCCACAGCCGCCGCTGCACGAGCGAGATAAGGCACAAACGAGCTATCACCTCCGCTTTTGCTCCCTGCTGCCCCGGGCATTTGCACACTATGAGTCGCATCAAAGACGACAGGAGCAAACTTACGCATAATCACAAGTGAGCGCATATCTACGACAAGATTCCCATAGCCAAAAGTGCTTCCACGCTCTGTGAGCCATACGCGGTATTTTTGCGCCTGTTCATAACTCGCTTCACTACCACCACGCGTTTTAATCGCCTTTAACACGCTATGTTGCATATCTGCGGGATTCATAAACTGCCCTTTTTTGATATTCACAATACAATCAGTCTTCGCCACCGCTACGATTAAGTCTGTTTGGCGGCATAAAAATGCCGGAATCTGCACTACATCAGCGACTTTAGCGATAGCTTGGGCTTGGTGGCTTTCGTGTATATCGGTAATGATTTTGTAGCCAAATTTTTTCTTAATCTCGCCTAGAATCTCCATACCCTCTTCTAAGCCCGGTCCGCGATAAGATTCTAAACTCGTGCGATTTGCCTTATCAAAACTTGCCTTAAAATAAAAATCAATATTTGGATTCTCATTCAAAGGCTTTAATGCCTCTGCTACCGCACTTAATGCCTCATATCCCTCAATCACGCAAGGTCCGCTCATTAAAATCATTTTTTCTCCTTTTAGTTAATTTTATTAATCAATTTAAATTCACGCTTTATCATATTATAGTTAAAGATTTCTCCTGTTTCAATAATATAATACCACCCATAAATATTAAGCTCCCCCCTATCAAATCGCTCCTCCACAAATGGATAAGTCATTAAATTTTCAAGCTGATGCTCGACATTCATCTGCTCCATAAGCCAAGTGCGCTTTGCTTTCGAGCTGGGTGCTAACGCATCGACTTTTTGCTTTACTGGCTCTAAAAGCTCTATCCACTTTTTTACATATGGCGCATTATCTAACTTTGTTGAATCTTCATAAATAGCCGAACACGCCCCGCAGTCGCTATGTCCGCAAATAATTACATTTTTTATGTTAAGAATACTTAAAGCATATTCGATAGCTGAAGTCGTTGCGAGATACCCACCGCGTATGCCCTTGTCTTTCCCCAAATATGGCGGGACGAGATTCCCCATATTGCGTATTACAAACAAATCGCCGGGCAAAGTGTTTGTGATAAGATTTGGCACGACACGCGAATCGGTGCAGGTAATCAGTAAAGTATGGGGTTCTTGGTGCTTTTTGAGGCTCTCATACAAAGCCTTATGCTCGTTATAGTCCTCCTCGCGAAATTTCACTGCCCCTTCAAACAACTCTTTCATTACCCTCTTATCCTCACTTAGTTGATTTTCTCTTTTTTAAAATAACAGATTCTGTAAAAAACTTATGGCATTATATCAAACTAAAATAATCAAAATTAATAAAATCTTAAACACCTTAAAGTGTGCATTAATTAGGAGTGTATAAATGGGCGAAATCTTAAGCAGTATGATTAATTGGATTGTGGAACTTGTAGGGACTTTGGGCTATGCGGGAATTTTCATAATGATGTTTTTAGAATCTAGCTTTTTTCCCTTTCCCTCCGAAGTGGTGATGATTCCTGCGGGATATTTGGTTTATACAGGCGAGATGAATGCCTTTATCGCCGTGATATGCGGGGTTGGTGGCTCACTTGCTGGAGCATTGTTTAACTACTATCTTGCCTTAAAACTCGGGCGAGAGTTTCTTATCCGCTATGGCAAATATGTCTTTTTCACAGAGGAGACAATGCAAAAGGTGGAGATATTTTTCAAAAAACACGGGCATATCAGCACTTTTGTGGGGCGTCTCATTACTATCGTGCGTCAATACATCTCCCTACCTGCCGGACTTGCGCGTATGAATCTTGCGAAATTTTGCCTCTATACTTCGCTTGGCGCAGGGATTTGGGTGATTATCCTCACTATTATCGGCTATTATGCGGGGGCATTTTTCACGCAGATGAGCCTAGATTCTATCATTCAAGCCTTTACTTCAAGTAATCCCTCCGCAGAACAACTCGAGCTTAAAAGCCTCGTCAAACAGGCGGGATTGTGGGTATTTGGCTTCGTGCTCGTGGGCGTGGTGGGCTATCTCTACTATTACCGCTACACGCAAAAATCAAAATCTTAAAGGATTCTCAAATGTCAAATATCATACAGCCTCAAATGCAAAATGCTATTCCAATCCTCACAATCGCAGGGAGTGATTGCAGCGGTGGAGCAGGGATTCAAGCGGATTTAAAGACTTTTAGCGCACATAAACTTTTTGGTATGAGCGTGGTTTTAAGCGTGGTGGCTGAAAATACCGCGCGTGTAATTTCTAGCTATGATATACCCATTCAAGCGATTGATGAACAATTTGAAGCAGTGTTTGAAGATATTCCACCAAATGCCACAAAGATAGGAATGCTCGGCTCAAATGCAATTATTGACTGCATAGAACAGAATCTACTTTTCTACAAACCCCAAAATGTTGTGATTGACCCCGTGATGTTTGCCAAAAATGGCTTCCCGCTTATGCCTAAAGAGACACGCGCTTACTTTAAGGAGAAGATTCTCAAACTTTGCAATGTGCTTACGCCAAATATCCCAGAGGCACAAGAACTTTGCGGGTTTGATATACATAATGTAATAGATATGAAAAAAGCGGCGCAAAGGCTGTATGATATGGGTGCAAAGGCTGTTTTACTTAAGGGCGGACATAGTGAGCAAAACGCCGATGATGTGTTTTATAATGGAGAATTTCATATCCTACCCTCGCCAAAAATTGATACCAAAAATACACACGGCACAGGCTGCACACTCAGCTCGGCAATCGCTTGTAACCTCGCTCTAGGCTTTGATAGCCTCACTGCGATACAAAGGGCAAAAGAATATATTTTTAATGCAATTTTGTATTCACTCAATCTTGGCAAAGGCAATGGTCCAACAAATCACTTTTTTAGGTAGATTCTAAAATATTTTACATCTCTCGCACCCTTTTGGTATTTTTGATATTGAAGAAAAATAAAGCGAGTTTTTGCAAAAATGTGGGCTTTGTGTGTGAATATTGCAGGAGGAGCTTTAGAATCTGCTTTCTCCCAAAGAAACAAGCGCAATTCATCGGGCTTAAACCCATACCGCCATCGCCATTAGGATTTGCACCATATTGCAACAAAAGCTCGGCTATATCATCATAGCCCTTGAAGCACACACCTGCAAGTGGTGTGTGATTTTTGTCGTTTTTCTTATCAACTAATGCACCGCACTTCAAAAGTAGCTCTGTGGCTTCAAAATGCCCATTATATGCGGCAAGCATAAGAAGTGTATTGCCACTTTCATTGCTAAGATTCACATTAAGCCCTGC from Helicobacter typhlonius includes these protein-coding regions:
- a CDS encoding flagellin A; its protein translation is MAFQVNTNINALNAHAQSTFTQYNLKNSMEKLSSGLRINKAADDASGMTIADSLRSQASALGQAIRNTNDGMGIIQIADKAMDEQIKILDTIKTKAVQAAQDGQSTQSRSMIQMDIKRLIEGLDNIGNTTTYNGMALLSGAFSNKEFQVGAYSNQSIKASIGATTSDKIGQTRIETGALVTASGEVTVTFKNVDGVNDVTLESVKISHSAGTGLGVLTEVINKNSDKTGIRAQANVITTSDTSIASGSMAGIMLNGVSIGDIIGIQKNDSDGRLVQAFNAATMHTGVEAYTDNLGRLNLRSMDGRGISLKMNGPVGQGPVAIENVNGGQNLTGDGSSNYGRLSLVRTDARDVIVSGVNISSTGYNDETKVAQTTVNLRNITGVFNTDVKSAAGANYNAVIASGGADLGAGVTTLRGAMVTMDIAESAQKMLDKIRADLGSVQGQMVSTVNNITITQVNVKAAESGIREVDFAAESSEFSKLNILAQSGSYALSQANAIQQNILRLLN
- the feoB gene encoding ferrous iron transport protein B, with translation MKTITIVCVGQPNVGKTSLINRICGVHLKVGNFIGVTIEKAEASITYKDYILRIIDLPGTYSLNDYSFEEHVTRQFLENEKYDVILNVVDSTHLERCLFLSTQLLDLHTPMCLALNMSDEAKKEGIHIDSALLGEILGTECVSVSAFYGDNIDELLDSIIKVANSGEKRNKRVYADFLEEEINNLETFLQEKQYSEVAQILHLNYRGVRSMRDVAIRLLRQDSFISEILHDKGCWSELSAFTQKCINRLYLQSDEKNVRSVFHNDMLSFAKGASMEATHLNAPAKPSLTQRLDNILLNKYLGIPIFLLLMWLLFQITFYLGEFPKVWIEEGMASFGDWVEETLPYEFLASLLSGGIIAGVGAVLSFLPHILILFFGIVLLEGSGYMARVAFLLDGFFHKFGLHGKSFIPLVTGFGCSVPAFMSTRMLKNHNDRMLTLFIINFMSCGARLPVYTLFIGAFFAPQMAGNVLYGIYIFGALVGLCMAKILKLTAFKGDDEPFVMEMPKYRLPSAQLIAFSIWHKAVGYVKKAGTFILLASVIIWVGTQFPKNAVLEEQMTQSVQFLKQSVNPTQENDTLQDEIDEIYHNYQAALVEQSYLGRIGQFIQPIFAPMDFDWKLSVSLLNGLLAKETIISSMGVLYALGDDIDENNDLALRDVLNEYISLPSAIAFILFIMFYNPCFAATIVFGKEAGGKRYIIYLFLFTSAVSYIFAFVGYTLARLLL
- a CDS encoding Opr family porin; protein product: MKKLAFILCACAIAWGYDSIDEALENGVSSGDVTLYGNYINGQKNPANVKSKNDLSEAGYVVGSVGLAYHSAFYKYLRLAVSFRALGVLYEADRHSQWSAAPLLNNPNRYGEGDASRDFYMNDRTMLGQSYLEYFDGNTSIKLGRVFVDSEWVDRLIDGVWLRNRSLPNMLIEALWVKNSGYVQYNKMTGFYDVNPHSALGLTQLSLKYHIGEKFSIKTYGIATSAVFYAAGVKANARYESSKSYLGLSGHFATSFEQTYGRLGGNSGNGYNTDVKIYVGVKDMAEASAGYISTGSNIGWGSLNTLGNSISPFFMWGGRALLEGVDASLWYGKVMFAIDRVSFAVVYGSTKFRGISYTSMQNPYDRVNEVNLLVDFGFTEHLSGILNVLNTHGGKELYYPHSTNVNLGVKLAF
- the panC gene encoding pantoate--beta-alanine ligase, whose protein sequence is MKVLKSRAALQEFRAGLNGSVGFVPTMGALHKGHLSLIESSIKENNYTIVSIFVNPTQFGANEDFGSYPRTLEQDIALCEKAGVSAVFAPRVEEMYFDDEVSLSPPKNMGYILEGFDRPTHFAGVLRVVLKLFMLTRAHCAYFGQKDAQQVLILQKMVRDLFVPVEIVPCPIMRDSDSLALSSRNIYLSPEQRQSALCIPRTIEAIKNEVEKGQAEAKHLRALALEGLKSVDRIFYADFFDRELKPIERVEKGKSIFLIAAQVGTTRLLDNLWI
- the pyrF gene encoding orotidine-5'-phosphate decarboxylase, which translates into the protein MKLCIALDNPSLEQNLTLLHSLQTLNPKHKQNIWLKVGLRSFIRDGIAGLEMIRKYGNYRIFLDLKLYDIPNTMLDSIKECAQLDVDMLTIHTSCGEGAMRAIAELKNQAKIPLIVGVTALTSFEDSSFAEIYNASLFSHTLKLADLAYRCGIDGVVCSVQESLYIKQRTQSNFLTITPGIRPFGEGADDQKRVATLKDAKAAQSDFAVIGRPIYKAENPLQVVENILKILQ
- the nusB gene encoding transcription antitermination factor NusB yields the protein MATRTQAREAVIGMLYAYDVGNENILLFARDMFSEKKIKNKQQDFAYALLQGVLDNLQSLDESITSHLKEWDFSRLGGMERAMLRLGAYEILYTDTDTPVVINEAVELCKLYGGEDNAPRFINGVLDSIGKVSKKSARESITNNPKAQGIGLETCLDSKNAKG
- the ribH gene encoding 6,7-dimethyl-8-ribityllumazine synthase — its product is MNIVEGKLQLVGDERIAIVSARFNHLITDRLVEGAKDCFLRHGGRDELLDLVLVPGAYEIPFVLQKILSQGEYDGVCCLGAVIRGATPHFDYVSAEATKGIANVTLKYGAPVTFGVLTTDNIEQAIERAGTKAGNKGFESMAGLIELINLYRNIGA
- the kdsA gene encoding 3-deoxy-8-phosphooctulonate synthase, whose amino-acid sequence is MILMSGPCVIEGYEALSAVAEALKPLNENPNIDFYFKASFDKANRTSLESYRGPGLEEGMEILGEIKKKFGYKIITDIHESHQAQAIAKVADVVQIPAFLCRQTDLIVAVAKTDCIVNIKKGQFMNPADMQHSVLKAIKTRGGSEASYEQAQKYRVWLTERGSTFGYGNLVVDMRSLVIMRKFAPVVFDATHSVQMPGAAGSKSGGDSSFVPYLARAAAAVGVDGFFMETHLNPKEALSDGPNMVQTNALIPLVEQLCALDSFLHTK
- a CDS encoding carbonic anhydrase; translation: MKELFEGAVKFREEDYNEHKALYESLKKHQEPHTLLITCTDSRVVPNLITNTLPGDLFVIRNMGNLVPPYLGKDKGIRGGYLATTSAIEYALSILNIKNVIICGHSDCGACSAIYEDSTKLDNAPYVKKWIELLEPVKQKVDALAPSSKAKRTWLMEQMNVEHQLENLMTYPFVEERFDRGELNIYGWYYIIETGEIFNYNMIKREFKLINKIN
- a CDS encoding DedA family protein translates to MGEILSSMINWIVELVGTLGYAGIFIMMFLESSFFPFPSEVVMIPAGYLVYTGEMNAFIAVICGVGGSLAGALFNYYLALKLGREFLIRYGKYVFFTEETMQKVEIFFKKHGHISTFVGRLITIVRQYISLPAGLARMNLAKFCLYTSLGAGIWVIILTIIGYYAGAFFTQMSLDSIIQAFTSSNPSAEQLELKSLVKQAGLWVFGFVLVGVVGYLYYYRYTQKSKS
- the thiD gene encoding bifunctional hydroxymethylpyrimidine kinase/phosphomethylpyrimidine kinase; its protein translation is MQPQMQNAIPILTIAGSDCSGGAGIQADLKTFSAHKLFGMSVVLSVVAENTARVISSYDIPIQAIDEQFEAVFEDIPPNATKIGMLGSNAIIDCIEQNLLFYKPQNVVIDPVMFAKNGFPLMPKETRAYFKEKILKLCNVLTPNIPEAQELCGFDIHNVIDMKKAAQRLYDMGAKAVLLKGGHSEQNADDVFYNGEFHILPSPKIDTKNTHGTGCTLSSAIACNLALGFDSLTAIQRAKEYIFNAILYSLNLGKGNGPTNHFFR
- a CDS encoding ankyrin repeat domain-containing protein; its protein translation is MSKNTQGSINNISFTQEEEAKLMELCQYALDCARHNDVESLQTLLDAGLNVNLSNESGNTLLMLAAYNGHFEATELLLKCGALVDKKNDKNHTPLAGVCFKGYDDIAELLLQYGANPNGDGGMGLSPMNCACFFGRKQILKLLLQYSHTKPTFLQKLALFFFNIKNTKRVREM